The Ammoniphilus oxalaticus genome contains a region encoding:
- a CDS encoding DUF4179 domain-containing protein: protein MDKEIVNKISEELDPTDKQKKRMFNQILVNRQNKQTKPSPTRLKPKLVAALIACCLITTTAIAATFIGLDTKFLNFLNPSSEQQIKHLANGASTVEKKIKNKNGTLHINQVIGDSNLVYILMDFTAPEGTVLDKARYRFEDSDIRSIQGFQGIGFTKLDDKHAEDNQISMMMRLKTRESLMGQKIKLKLSDLQAADPFPGIFKTVIPGEWKTSFTLDFKDYSTVYDLDKPITLFDHAATLKSVSISPISVTIIVETPFVEEISKAHGWMEEVGLDEYLDNLPITINYTDGSSETTTIFNGMYVADTLKEELFIMKTFENVINDKEIESIVFFDTVIPVDQ, encoded by the coding sequence TTGGACAAAGAGATTGTCAACAAAATATCTGAAGAGCTAGACCCGACAGATAAACAAAAGAAACGAATGTTCAATCAGATCTTAGTTAACAGACAAAATAAGCAGACAAAACCATCGCCAACACGATTAAAGCCTAAATTAGTTGCAGCCTTAATCGCTTGCTGTTTGATTACAACGACAGCCATCGCCGCTACCTTTATTGGTTTAGATACGAAGTTTCTTAATTTCTTGAACCCTTCCAGTGAGCAACAAATTAAGCATTTAGCAAACGGCGCTTCCACAGTGGAGAAGAAAATAAAGAACAAAAATGGGACACTGCATATTAACCAGGTCATTGGCGACAGCAATCTCGTGTACATTCTAATGGATTTCACCGCCCCAGAGGGGACTGTTTTAGACAAAGCGCGTTATCGGTTTGAAGACTCAGACATTCGTTCTATACAAGGTTTTCAAGGGATCGGATTCACTAAATTAGACGACAAACATGCCGAGGATAATCAAATAAGCATGATGATGAGACTGAAAACGAGGGAATCTTTAATGGGACAAAAAATTAAGTTAAAACTTTCCGATCTACAAGCAGCAGATCCATTTCCGGGTATTTTTAAAACCGTCATACCCGGTGAATGGAAAACATCGTTTACGTTAGATTTTAAAGATTATTCAACTGTCTACGACTTGGACAAACCGATCACGCTGTTTGATCATGCAGCGACACTTAAGAGCGTTTCTATATCGCCTATCTCTGTAACGATCATCGTTGAGACTCCATTTGTAGAGGAAATCAGCAAAGCTCACGGATGGATGGAAGAGGTTGGGCTAGATGAGTACTTGGACAATTTACCCATCACAATAAACTATACAGACGGAAGCTCAGAAACGACGACGATTTTCAATGGAATGTACGTCGCGGATACATTAAAAGAAGAATTGTTTATCATGAAAACTTTTGAAAATGTTATTAACGATAAGGAAATCGAATCGATCGTGTTCTTTGACACAGTGATACCTGTCGATCAATAA